The sequence CGTCGTCGCTTCCGACCGCGTCGGCGACGTCTTCCAGGTGGGCCTTGAGGTCGTTCGAGAGAACGGTCGCGACGCCCTCGAGACGTTCGGTCTGGCGCTCGAGTTCGGCGGTTCGTTCCCGGAGGACGCGTTCGCGATCGGCACGGTCGAGTGCGGCGCGAGTGTTCTCGACGAGAATCGAGACGAGTTCGACGTCCGTCTCGTCGAACCGGTAGGGCTCCAGCGACCCGGTCATGAGGACGCCGTGAGTCCCGATGGGGGCGATGATCTCCGAGCGGATCGGTGTGTCGTCGTTGTAGAGGCCGTCGACGGTCCGGAGGTCGTCGAAACACTCGACGTCACCGGTCTCGAAGACCTCCCAGACCAGACCTTCACCGGGATGAAACCGTGGGAGACCACCGAACTCGTCGTGTGCGCCTGCCGTCCCGGCCACTGGCTCGAGGTAACCCTTGTCTGACTCGAGCAACCAGACGCCACTCATCGGGAGGTCGAGCAGGTCGCTGCCGGCGTGGACGGCGATCGCACAGATCTCCTCGGGGTCGTCCGACTCGAGCAACCATCGGGTGACCTGGTGCAGCGAGGTGGCGATCCGTTCGTGTTCGTGGCGATCCGTGACGTCGCGAATCACGACCGCGACGGTGGCCGTCTCGTCGGCGATCGGGACGACGCGGAACTCACCCATCCTGTCGACGTCGTCGGCGTCGGTGAACGGAACCTCGAGCGTCCGGGAGTCGGCGGTGCCGATGTCGACGTCGGTGATCGCCCGCCCGAAGTCGACGGCGTCTCCGTCGTCGACCGACGCCAGTTCGGGGACGACCTCGACGTGTTCGCCGACCAGATCTCCGCGGTCTACCCCCAGATACGACTGGAGGGCGTCGTTCACTGCGACGATCTCGCGATTGCGGTCGAGCGTGAAGACGCCGTCGTCGATCGCCTCGATTACCGCTGCGTGCTGGGCGAGGCTGGTCTCCTGGCGTTTGCGCTCGGTGATGTCGCGCATGAACACCGAGAGCCCACCCTCCGAGGGGTACGCCCGGGTCTCGAACCAGGTCTCGAGGTGGGTGTGGTAAATCTCGAAGGAGACGGGCACCTGTTCGTCCATCGCACGGTGGAAGCCGTCGGGGAACTGCGTCTCGACGGTGTGGGGGAACTCGTCCCACATGACCCGGCCGATCAACTCACCGCGCGAGCGCTCGAGTAAGTCCTCGGCCCGGTCGTTCAGGTAGGTAAACCGGAAGTCGGTGTCGAGGGCGAAGAAGGCGTCCGTGACGCGGTCGACGACGGGGACGGATCGGAGGCTCACCGCCCGCTCCCCTCCGTCCGCAGACCTGCACGTTCCGTCGTCGGCAGGGACTGATCACTTAGGCGAACCATCGACTGATAGTAACAGACCGATTCGACAGCGACGTATTTCAGTGTCGCGGCCGAGCGCGACTACTCGGGACCCTCGTGGTCGTCGACGAACGCCTCGATCCGGGCGAGTGCTTCGCGAAGCTCTGACAGGCCGGTCGCGTACGAGATCCGGAGGTGACCTGCTCCGCCCTCACCGAAGACGTCGCCCGGGACGACCGCGACACCCTGTTCGCGCAGGAGTTCCTCGGCGAACTCCTCGGCAGTAAAGCCCTCTGGTACCTCGGGGAAACAGTAGAAGGCACCCCTCGCCTCGAAGACGTCCATCCCGATCTCACGGAATCGGGAGAGCACGAACCGTCGCCTGCGGTCGTACTGGTCGACCATCTCCCGGACGTCGTTTGCACACGAGTCGAGCGCCTCGAGTGCGGCGTACTGGGCGGTCGTCGGCGCAGAGAGCATCGTGTACTGGTGGATCTTGTTCATCGCGCCGATGGCGTCAGCCGGGCCGAGCGCGTAGCCGAGACGGAGGCCGGTCATCGCGTGGGCCTTCGAGAAGCCGTTGAAGACGACGGTGCGCTCGCGCATTCCCGGAAGCGTCGCGATCGAGGTGTGCTCACCGTCGTAGGTCAGTTCGGCGTAGATTTCGTCGGCGAAGACCAGCAGGTCGTGCTCGCGGGCGAACTCGGCGACCGGCTCGAGGTCGGCTCTCGTCATGATCGCGCCCGTCGGGTTGTTCGGGTAACAGAAGACGAGCGCGTCGGCGTCGGCTGCGCCAGCGTCCTCGAGGGCGTCGACGGTGAGCCGGAAGTCGTCTTCTTCGTGGGTCGGCACCGGGAGGGGCTCCCCGCCGGCGAAGACGACGCCGGGTTCGTAGGAGACGTAGGAGGGCTGGGCAATCGCGACCGTGTCGCCAGGATCGACGAACGCTCGAAACGCGAGGTCGACGGCTTCGCTCGCACCGGCAGTGACGATGATCTCTTCGTCGGGATCGTACCCGAGGTCGAACCGGTCTGCGACGTAGTCGGCGATCGACTCCCGGAGGTCCGCGCGCCCGCGATTGGCCGTGTAGGAGGTTTTGCCCTGCTCTAGAGAGGCGATCGCAGCGTCTCGAGCCGCCCACGGCGTCGAGAAATCGGGTTCACCGACGCCGAGTGAGATGACCTCGTCGCGTTCTTCGGCGATCTCGAAGAACCGACGGATTCCCGAGGGCGGCACCGCCTGCACGCGATCTGCGAGTTCGAACGTCATTATCAGGGCGTGTACGAGAGGCGGTCGTCCTCGTCGCCGTCGCCGAGTTCGATCCCACCTTCCTTGTAGGAGGTCATCACGTAGTGGGTGACGGTCTGGGTGATCTCGGGCACCGGCGCGACCTTCTCACTGACGAACATCGACACTTCGCGGATCGAATCGCCCTCGACTTCCATATCGAAGTCGTAGTCGCCGCTGACCAGGCGGAGGGCTTTCACTTGCGGGAAGCGTGCGAGGCGCTCTGCGACGTCACCGTAGTTGGTCTCGCGGTCGAGTTCGACGTTCAACTCGACTTCGGCACGGACTTTCTCGTCCTCGAGTCTGTCCCAGTCGACGACCGCCCGATACCCCCGGACGACCCCGGTGCTCTCGAGTTCCTCGACGACTGCCTCGACCTCGCTCTCCTCGAGGTCGGTCATTCGCGCGATGTCTTCGGTAGAGTATCGCGCGTTCTCACGCAGTAACTCGAGCACCTCGCGTTCGCTCATACCAACGCGAAGCGCGACCGCGAGTAAAAACGTTGTTCTTCCGTCTCGTTCGCCGAGCGATGGGGCGAGCTGGTGCTTGCGGGACCCAGCCGATGGGTGGACCCAACTGGTAAGGAGCGACGGGTATGCGTGTCGGTCGCCGTGTCCATCGTATGGGTGGGAAGACTATCGTCTCCGATCACGACGAGTGGAACGGGAGCACACCGAGTGCGGCGGTGCTGACTGCAGTCGCCGAACTCGAGGGCGACGAGCCGGGTTCTCTCCCGGAGCGGCTGGGATACGCCCTCTACGACTACGTCGATCCCGAAGCACTGGATACGATCCTCGCACACCGCCCGGGAGTCACGGTGACGTTCGCCCTCGAGCAGTACGACGTGGAGGTGTCGAGTACGTGCCTCACGGTGTGTGAACGAGATTCCTGACCGGGCTACCGATAGTTCTTGAACAGGAGCGCGCGGACGTCGTCTTTCGTCTGGACGTCTTCGGTCGAGCCGTCCGGGAGCGTGACCGAGTACCGGTAGTCAGCAGACGACGACTCCTCCCACTTGTCCTCGTGAGTCTCGAGCAGGCTCATCATCTCGTCGAGCATATCGTCGTCGTCGGCTGTGCCGTCCCCGCCTGCATCAGGTTCGTCGGCGTCGTCGGGTTCGTCGGCCGTCTCGACCTGTTCGTTCGCTTCCTCGTCGGCTGACGTTTCGGATTCGGAGTCACCGGCGTCGTCCTCGTCAGTCGCCACCGAGTCCGACTCGTCCTCGAGTGAGCCGTCGGCTTCGTCGTACCTGAGTTCGTTCGGATCCGGCTTCCCGTCGATGGCCGCATCGACGGAGGTCGCGACGTCGTCGGTCGCCGAAAAGTCGACGTCCACGTCGATGTCTACCTCTTCGTCGAGGTTGTCGATCAGGAACTGGACGGCGTCGCGTTCCCGGACGAATCCGTACTTGCCGACGACGTCTGCCGAGATCTCCTCGCGGAGGCGCTGGACGAACTCGTACTGGTCGTCCGTGACCTCGAGTGTGTTCATACACCCCGAATGAGCCGGCAAGTATAAATAGCTGGGTCGTTCGTTCGCCTCCTCGCTTGTCAGACCCGGCTGTCGGGGCCGGAAGGGCTTCTCCGGGAAACTCAACACGGCGGTCCAGACCACAGGATGCTCGACAATCCGCAGGCCGCTCGAGACGGTCGAGAACAGACCGGGGTAGAGGGTGGATTCTTATGCCGATTGGCAGATAACGACCGATCATGGCACCGATGGAATCCGACACAGCACTCGAGGCCGGCGACCGGGCCCCGGAGTTCGAACTCGAGGGGACCGACGGTGAGACGTACGAACTCGCGGACTTCGCCGACTCCGAGGCGTTGCTGGTCGTCTTCACCTGCAACCACTGTCCGTACGCGAAGGCAAAGTTCGACCTGCTGAACGACCTCGCCGCGGAGTACGAGGAGGTCGCCGTCGTCGGGATCAACCCCAACGACGCCGAAGAGTACCCGGAAGACTCACTCGAAAAGATGCGCGAGTACGTCGACGACGGAACGATCCAGTACGACGCCTACCTCCGCGACGAGTCACAGGCGGTCGCCCGTGAGTACGGTGCCGTCTGTACGCCCGATCCGTTCCTGTTTGCACGAGAGGATGAGAGCTTCCGGCTGGTCTACCAGGGACGACTCGACGACGCGCTCAGCCCCGACGAAGACGCCTCTCGATACCACGTCCGGGAGGCGATCGACGCCGTCCTCGAGGGCCAGTCGGTCGACCTCGAGTGGGAGCCCTCGCGAGGCTGTTCGATCAAGTGGCGTGAAGAGTAATGGTGTCGTCCCACGGCGTCGGACTGACGCTCGCCGACGACCCACCGATCGTCGGGATGGTTCACCTGCCGCCACTTCCGGGTGCACCCGGCTTCGATGGCGACCGGGAAGCAATCCGAGAGCGCGCGCTCGAGGATGCGCGCAGACTCGAGGCCGGTGGCGTCGACGCAGTCCTCGTCGAGAACTTCGGAGACGCGCCGTTTTACCCCGAAGACGTCCCGAAGCACACGGTCGCGGAGCTGACCGCCGTCGCGAGCGCCGTCAGCGACGCCGTCGACGTCCCGGTGGGCGTCAACGTCCTCCGGAACGACGTCGCGGCTGCCCTCTCGGTCGCCGCCGCCGTCGATGCCGGGTTCGTCCGGGCGAACGTCCACGTCGGGACCGCCGCGACCGATCAGGGGGTCGTCGACGGACGCGCTCACGAAACGATCCGTCTTCGCGAGCGCCTCGAGGCCGACCTCGCCGTCCTCGCCGACGTCCACGTCAAACACGCCACGCCGGTCGGCGACCAGCCGGTCGAACGCGCCGCCCTCGAGTCGGTCGAGCGGGGACTGTCCGACGGCGTGATCGTCTCCGGAACGGGAACCGGCGAGGCGACCGCGCTCGAGACCGTCGAGCGCGTCTCGGAGGCGTTCGACACGAACGGGATCGACGCACCGGTGTTCGTCGGCAGCGGTGTGACAGCCGAAACCGTCGGCGACGTCTTCGAGGCGGGTGCCGACGGCGTGATCGTCGGCACGGCGCTCAAAGAGGGAGGCGAAACGACGAATCCGGTCTCGATCGAACGGGTCGAGGGAGTCGTCGCCGCTCGAGACCCAGGCGCAGGCGACTACTAACTCTGCATCGGAGAAAAAGCGGACGAACCCGGTCAGCTACTCCCAGTTGTGTAGCGCCTCGCGGAAGACCTCGAGTGCGTCGTCTTTCGCGACCGGACGCGGGTTACACCGGAGGAGTCGTTGCTGGGTCTCGACCGTCTGGGTGGCGAGCCAGTCGATCTCGTCTTCGGAGACACCCGCGAGTTCGGCGAGACCGCTCGGAATCACGTTCAGATCCTGCTGGAGGCGGACGTACTCGCGGCGGGCCTCGTCGGCGGCGTCGCGGGTGCTCATGCCGTCGGTGTCCGCCCCGAGCAACGCGGCGATTTCGGCGAACCGTTCGGGGTCGCTCGCGACGTTGTATCCGAGGGTAGTCGCCGGGGTGAGGACCGCGATCGTCTCGCCGTGGGACGTGTGATACTTGTTTCCGACCGGGTAGGCCATCGCGTGACAGAGGCTGACACCGGCGGTGAGCCCACAGATCGCCCCGAAGAGCGAGGCCTTCAGCATCGCACCCCGGGCCTCGACGTCTTCGCCGTTGTGAACCGCGGTCCGCAGATTGTTCGCGACGAGTTCGATCGCCCGCTGGCCGTACATCTCGGTGACGGCGGTCTGGCCGGCGTAGACCGGTCGCTGTGCCGGGTCCTCCGCCCGGAGGAAGCTGTCGTAGGCGTGGGTGGTGTACCCCTCGAGGGCGTGTGCGAGGGCGTCCATCCCGGTCGAGGCCGTCACCGCCGCCGGCATGGTCGTCGTGAGCGTCGGGTCGAGCACGGCGGCGTCGGCCCGGACGTGATTGCTCGAGATGCCCTCCTTGATGTCTTTCTCCTCGACGGCGTAGATGGCGACCGGCGATATTTCCGAGCCGGTGCCGGCCGTCGTCGGGACGAGGATCAGCGGATCACCCGACTCGGTGAGCGCCTTCCCCCCACCGGTCGGTTCGGCGACGTAGTCGAGCACCTCACCACCGTTGGCCATCACCGCGCGCGTTCCCTTGGCGACGTCGAGCGAACTGCCGCCACCCATCCCGAGGTAGAAGTCGTACCCGTCCTCGCCTTCGTTCTCGCGAACGAACTCGAGACAGCTATCGACGGTTTCGATCGACGGTTCGGGCTCCGCCCCGTCCCAGACGGTAATGTCGTATCCTGCGTCCTCGAGGTGGTCGCTGACCCGGTCGACGTGGCCGACCTGGACCATCGGCTCGTCGGTGACGATCAGACCCGACGCCTCCGCCTCGACGCCGAGTTCGCCGAGCTGGTAGTCCAGTTCCTCGACGGCGTTTCGACCGAACCGGATCGCGGGAAGCTGGATCTCCCAGACCGTCTCCGGACCGAGCCCGTGATCGTCCGCCGAGACTGTGCGGTCGTAACCCCCGGTCATTCGCCCCACCCGTCACGGATGCGCTCGAACTGGTCGGCGTCGTGACCGTAGACGACCTCGGCGTCGTGGCGGCGTTCGATCTCCTTGATGCGCTGGAGGCTCTCGAACCACTCCGTCTTCCCCCAGAGCAGCCCCGCACCGAGTGGCGCTTCGTCTTCGTAGTTCGGCGACTGGTACACCTGATCACCCGTGAACACGACCGACTCCTCCTCGAGGTGGACGACCATTCCCATCAGCCCCGGCGTGTGTCCCGGGAGCCTGACGAACTCGATACCGTCGAAGTGCTGCTCGCGATCCTGATGGACGATCTCCCAGTTGAGATCGTGATCGAAGTCGTCGAGGATGTACGCACCACTTCCCTTGTCCGTCTTCGCGCTGTAGTAGGCGAACTTCACCTCCTTCTCGTGGACGTACACCGGGACGTCGGTTCCATCGAAGAACTCGAGGCCGCCGGCGTGGTCGAGGTGCAGGTGGGTCTGGACGACGGCGTCGATGTCGTCGAGACTGTAGCCCGCGTCCTCGAGGTCGTCGTCGAGGCGGTGCTCGTGGGCGTCGTGAGGGTAAAACGCCTGGGCGAGTTCCTCCGGCCAGTGGCCGTCGAGGGCGTCGTGGTGTGAACCCGTGTCCCAGAGGATCGTCCCCTCGGGATGATCGATCACCAGGTTCCAGACCGGAATTTCGTCGTAGGTGAGGTCCGGATTTGGCTCGTCGTGAGTCCCGAGGGTCTCCCCCTCGATCATGTAGTTCTGGTCGCACTCGAGTCCACCGCGGTAAATGACGTCTATCGTTGCATCGACCATGGGTACCATCCACCACTAGTGAGGGGCCGAATCGAGTAATAGCTACGCCATAGAAACATGTCACTGGTTGGTAATTCATCCAACAATAATCGAGATACCGCCCGCTGAACTGACGATCAGCGGACCGATGAGCACACCCATGAGATGGACCCGTCTGGCGTGCATCCTGACCGGAACCATCCCCACACCTGCGGCGACGACGAAGACGACGATTCCCAGCGGCCCAGTAAAGAGGTACGAGAGCACGAGTAAGAGACCGATGACGATCGCCGAAATCTTCCAGTACGTCACCCGACCGATCACCTCGAGGTAGACGTCGCCGACGACGATCACGAGGACGAACCCGACCGCGCCAGCGAGGAGGACACAGGCGAGCAAGACCGGCAACTCGAGTGGGATGCCAGCGCTCTCGAACGCGACCATCACGCCAGTACGTGGCTGGCCGATCGCGACGAGCGCGAACAGCGCGAAAATCGTATTGGCGGTATCGACGCCACTCGTCGCGACGATGTAGCCCCGGTCACCCGAGCCGCCGGGAACGAACACGAGCACCGCGACGGCCGCGATCGCCGCCGAGATTCCCGGGATGTAGCCGACCACTGCACCAGCGAGCGACCCCGCCAGCGCCGTTCCGACGAGCAGTGGTCGAGAGAGCCGAATGTCGGTCCCCTGCTGGGGCGGAATGCCGCTCCCGAAGACGGCGTCGATCAACACCGGTGCCGCAAAGAGTCCGGCGAACAGCGGCGCGAGCATTCCACCGGCCTCGAGCGGCGCTTCCGGTGACAGGTCGAGCGTGGCAAGTCCAAGGGCCGCGGCGAGACAGAACGAACAGACTGCGCCGATTCGAGACTGGACGGAGCGTTCCGACGCGATCAGCGCGACGACGACCGTCGCGAGGACCAGCCAGAGATGCGCCCGCATCGTCGGATAGGCCGCGAGCACCGCCCACGTTACGGGGGCGGCGAGCGGCACGGCCACGAGGACCGCGAGCACACTTCCAAGTGCCGAGAGCCGGATCGCCTCGTAGCCTCGCCCCTCGAGAACCATCCGGTGGCCCGGCAACGCCGTCACCGCCATCTCGGCGTCGGGAACGCCCAGCGCCATCGCCGGTACCGCGTTCACGAACGTGTGGACGACCCCCGCCGCGAGCATCGCACACCCGACGAACAGGGGCGGGCCGGGGATCGAGACTGCGACACCCGCGAGCAACAGCGCGAAGTTGTTCGCGTGGAGCCCCGGCACGAGGCCACTTACGCTCCCGAGTGCCGCGCCAGCAAGCGTCCACGAGAGCAAAGAGATCGCGAGCCACGGGTCGAGCGATAACTCGAGTGACGGCAAGACCATCGGCCGTCCCTGCCGCCCGATCCAATTTAAACGCGCGGCCACAGGCTGACTCGAGTCTGGACCACTCACTCACCGTGCCGGTACGTTCATCACGTTACGTGACTAGTCACGGCTATGACCAGTTCCGAGCACGGGCAGCCGAACCAGTCGGGAACCGGTGACCAGATTCTCCGGGGAATCCTCGTCGTCGGGATTCTCCTCGTGACTCCGTTAGTCGTCTGGCAATTTCTCGTGCCGATTACCCTCGCCCACCCGCTCGGTATCGTCGTCTCGAGCCTTCTGGTCGCCCTGATCGGTCTCGGTCTGTACACGATCGCAGAAGGCGAACTGCCGTCACTCGTTCGTCCGTAGCGGGGCTTGCGTCCCGTCGATAGTTCTCGAACTCGAGAGCCGTGGTTGCCTCGCGTCAGCCCATCGGGACATAGCAGCCGCTCTTCGATACCGCCCAGAAAAATCGTGGTTGCAAACTCGTCGTCGCCGACTTAGCCGAAGAGCTCGCCGAGGCCCTCGCCACCGGCGTCGTCGTCTTCGTCCTCGTCGTCGTCTTCCTCGTCGTCCGTGGTGTCCGGAACGTCGGACTCGCCTTCGTCGTCGCCAGCCTCAGCAGCGGCAGCACCGCCAGCGGCAGCGCCCGCGGCGGGAACGGCAGCGGCCTCGGAGACGGCCTCGTCGATGTCGACGTCCTCGAGTGCGGCGACGAGCGCCTTCACGCGGGACTCTTCGACGTCGACGCCGGCAGCGTCGAGCACGTCCGTCAGGTTGTCTTCGTTGATCTCTTCGCCCGTTTCGTTCAGGATGAGTGCAGCGTATACGTATTCCATTGTTGTATCCTCCAGTTGTGATTAGCCGAACATCGCACCGAGGCCCTCGCCACCGGCGTCGTCGTCTTCGTCGTCATCGTCGTCGACGTCGGTGTCGGCGTCTGCCTCGGCGTCGTCTTGGTCGTCAGCCGATTCGTCCTCGCCCTCGTCGGCCGCCGCTGGCGCAGCGGGTGCTTCGACGCCCTGCAGTTCCTCGGGCAGGGCCTCCTCGTCGTCGATCTGGGCCGCGAGCGCACGCAGCTGTGCGTCGGCCTTGCTGACGAGGTCGGGCATAAGGTCTTCGTCCTCGATGGCGGCGTGCAGGCCGAGGCTCTTGGCCTCGCCCGTCGCCTTGGCGATGAGCGTTGGTGCCGTCGCCTCGGTCGGGAACACCGCGTTGACCGAGAGGTTCTGTGCGTAGGCGGCAGCCGTCTGCACGTCGCTCTCGTAGGCCTCGACGTCGATGTCGAGATCCTCGGGGCCGAACTCGACGCCGTCGGCGACGACGGCACGCAGGTCGAGCCCGACTTCCTTGGGCTCGATTCCGAGTTCGTTGAGTACGTTCGCCAGGTCCGCAGAGACTTCCTCGCCGGCCGAAAGGACCGTCGAGTCCTCCATGACCTGAATCGAACCGTCTTCGATCCGGGCGTTCGCACCGATGCCCTGAAGTTCGCCGACGAAGGGACCCGGGTCGACACCGGTGTCACCCTCGGGGATGACGATGTCGTTGGGGGCGACTTCGCCCTCGTTGATCGGCGCGGGCGTCTTCGACGCCTCGAGTTCCTTGTACAGCGAGAACGGGTTCTCGTTCGTGCCGATGATGCCGACCTGGCCCTCGATCTCTTCGACGAGGTCGCCGAGGCCGACTTCCTCGAGTGCGCGAACCTGCAGGGTGTTGCGGCTGACGCGCAACTCGGCGGTGCCGTAGAGCTCGCGTCGCATGTCCTGCAGCTGCTTGCTCGGGATGCCGGCGATGCCGACGATGCCGACGCTCTCGTAGCTCTCGATGAGGTCGGCGAGTTCGTCGACTTCCTCTTTCTTCCACTGGGGAAGGTTCTCGGTCTTGCGTTCAGCTTCTGCGCTCACGTTAGACCACCTCTACGGACGGGCCCATCGTCGTCTTGACGAAGACGCCGTCGATGTTCTGTGGCCCCTTCTCGAGGTCGGCGTGCAGGCGACGCAGGATGACGTCGATGTTGTCGGCGATCTCTTCAGCCGACATGTCTTCGGCACCGACGCGCGTGTGGAAGGTGCGTCGGTCACCGGAGCGAATCTGCACGGTGTTTTTCAGTCGGTTGACGGTCTCGACGACGTCGTCGTCGGGTGCAAGCGGATCCGGCATCTTCCCTCGTGGACCGAGGATGGTACCGAGATGCCGGGCGATGTCTTGCATCATCGCCTCCTCGGCGATGAAGAAGTCGGTCTCGTCGGCGAGGTCTTTGGCCTCGTCGTCTTCCAGGTCGGCGACGTCGTCTTCCGAGAGGACCTGATCTGCAGCCTCTTCGGCGCGGACGGCGGTCTCACCCTCCGCGATGACGACGATCTGGGTCTCCTGTCCGGTGCCGGACGGGAGAACCACCGACTCGTCAACACGATTCGACGGTTCGTTCAAATCAAGGTCGCGCAAGTTTATCGCGAGGTCGACCGTCTCGGTGAAGTTCCGATCGGGTGCGTCCTCGAGTGCGCGAGCCACTGCGGTTTCGATATCCGAATCTGCCATCGTTCACCTCCGTAGTACGCAGGAGTGCTCCTACGGGTCAGTGAAACAGGCTAGGCCTGTCTCTGTTGAACGAAGTGTCATGGCGAACTTAAACCCGTCGAACTGGTTTCCTGACGGGCCTCGTGGGAGGTTTGCACACGTCCAGTGGTTCCACCCATATCCGGGCACTCGAGAGACCCGGTGGGGACAAAACCGACGGTAATTCTACACGATAGACCGAAAATACTATCGTCGACGGTCGTGAAGCAATGAACAATGGGGCCAACACGCTTTTATCCGATCAGTGAATCGACCGGCGGGGGTGGATCGATCGTCGCGAGTACCGGCTGGATCGACCTCTACACGGCGCTCGCGCCGCTCGAGCGAGCGGGCATCCAGTTCGCGCTGGTGCTCGTCCTCGCCGCAGTGGTCGTCGGAATGATTCCGGGGTTCGGGACGAAGGCCGTCACGAAGAGCCACAGGAGTCCGGTCATCTCGGTCTGTATCGGGACGCCAGCCCTGCTGGTCGTCCTCGGTCTCGCGAGCACGGGCTATCTCATCCTCGACTCCGCGCTCGGGGCGTTCTTCGGCGTCCTGTTCTTCCTGCTCGGGGTCCTCGTCGTTCCGGTCGGGACGATGGTCGGGCTGGTCGCAATCGGTCGGTCGATCGCGGCCCGCCTCGGCCGAGACGGCATCGGGAGCGCCGTCGTCGTCGCCGCTCTCTGCGGGGGACTCGCCGGGGTCTCGCTCCCGGCGACGCTCGCCGTCTTCTCCCTCGCGGCGGTCGTCGGCACCGGTGCGAGCATCCGGATCCTCTTCGGAGCCGGCGGCGTCACGAGTCCAGACGAACGAACCGTTCCACCGGCGAACAAGGTCTGACCGACGACGGCCGTCGGGCCCACGGAGACGACCGAGTTCGCCGGCAGCGGTCCCGACACTATCATGACCGTCCGGCCGAATGTGACACGGGATGACGACCGACACAGTCGGCCGCTTCGAACGTGCACTCGAGGACCTGCAGGTCTCGGTTGCGCACGTGCAGGCGACCGACGCCACCGACGCGATCGAATCGGCACTCGAGGGTCCAGCCGTCGGGGTTGAACTACCGTTCGAGGGCGTCTCGCTCCCTGACCGCGTCGAGACGGCACCGACGGCCGGCGACCTCGTCGACGCGACCACCGGCGTGACACCCGCACGGTTCGCTATCGCCGAGTACGGAACCGTGGCGATCGAGTCGGCACCCGAGGGGGACGAACCCGTCGCGCTCTACCCCCAGCGACACGTCGCAGTCGTCGCCGAAAGCGACGTCGTCCCCGACCTCGGTGCC is a genomic window of Natrarchaeobaculum aegyptiacum containing:
- a CDS encoding PAS domain-containing sensor histidine kinase, giving the protein MSLRSVPVVDRVTDAFFALDTDFRFTYLNDRAEDLLERSRGELIGRVMWDEFPHTVETQFPDGFHRAMDEQVPVSFEIYHTHLETWFETRAYPSEGGLSVFMRDITERKRQETSLAQHAAVIEAIDDGVFTLDRNREIVAVNDALQSYLGVDRGDLVGEHVEVVPELASVDDGDAVDFGRAITDVDIGTADSRTLEVPFTDADDVDRMGEFRVVPIADETATVAVVIRDVTDRHEHERIATSLHQVTRWLLESDDPEEICAIAVHAGSDLLDLPMSGVWLLESDKGYLEPVAGTAGAHDEFGGLPRFHPGEGLVWEVFETGDVECFDDLRTVDGLYNDDTPIRSEIIAPIGTHGVLMTGSLEPYRFDETDVELVSILVENTRAALDRADRERVLRERTAELERQTERLEGVATVLSNDLKAHLEDVADAVGSDDDAWEFPFAEQSVETTLDRTERLVDDVREFARNATAVRTRTPIRLTEAVSDALERSRLDADAVTVERAATLRADDDRFDTLLASAFDDVAARAIDDVTVRIGVVGLADGDGSRGFYLCEEGAEPPADPHDRLLDPTTDADSAISGLGLALVRAIAEAHDWSFSIASDDRRTRIEIRQVTTLEPADE
- a CDS encoding aminotransferase class I/II-fold pyridoxal phosphate-dependent enzyme codes for the protein MTFELADRVQAVPPSGIRRFFEIAEERDEVISLGVGEPDFSTPWAARDAAIASLEQGKTSYTANRGRADLRESIADYVADRFDLGYDPDEEIIVTAGASEAVDLAFRAFVDPGDTVAIAQPSYVSYEPGVVFAGGEPLPVPTHEEDDFRLTVDALEDAGAADADALVFCYPNNPTGAIMTRADLEPVAEFAREHDLLVFADEIYAELTYDGEHTSIATLPGMRERTVVFNGFSKAHAMTGLRLGYALGPADAIGAMNKIHQYTMLSAPTTAQYAALEALDSCANDVREMVDQYDRRRRFVLSRFREIGMDVFEARGAFYCFPEVPEGFTAEEFAEELLREQGVAVVPGDVFGEGGAGHLRISYATGLSELREALARIEAFVDDHEGPE
- a CDS encoding Lrp/AsnC family transcriptional regulator, whose product is MSEREVLELLRENARYSTEDIARMTDLEESEVEAVVEELESTGVVRGYRAVVDWDRLEDEKVRAEVELNVELDRETNYGDVAERLARFPQVKALRLVSGDYDFDMEVEGDSIREVSMFVSEKVAPVPEITQTVTHYVMTSYKEGGIELGDGDEDDRLSYTP
- a CDS encoding HalOD1 output domain-containing protein codes for the protein MGGKTIVSDHDEWNGSTPSAAVLTAVAELEGDEPGSLPERLGYALYDYVDPEALDTILAHRPGVTVTFALEQYDVEVSSTCLTVCERDS
- a CDS encoding thioredoxin family protein; this translates as MAPMESDTALEAGDRAPEFELEGTDGETYELADFADSEALLVVFTCNHCPYAKAKFDLLNDLAAEYEEVAVVGINPNDAEEYPEDSLEKMREYVDDGTIQYDAYLRDESQAVAREYGAVCTPDPFLFAREDESFRLVYQGRLDDALSPDEDASRYHVREAIDAVLEGQSVDLEWEPSRGCSIKWREE
- a CDS encoding BtpA/SgcQ family protein — protein: MVSSHGVGLTLADDPPIVGMVHLPPLPGAPGFDGDREAIRERALEDARRLEAGGVDAVLVENFGDAPFYPEDVPKHTVAELTAVASAVSDAVDVPVGVNVLRNDVAAALSVAAAVDAGFVRANVHVGTAATDQGVVDGRAHETIRLRERLEADLAVLADVHVKHATPVGDQPVERAALESVERGLSDGVIVSGTGTGEATALETVERVSEAFDTNGIDAPVFVGSGVTAETVGDVFEAGADGVIVGTALKEGGETTNPVSIERVEGVVAARDPGAGDY
- a CDS encoding hydroxyacid-oxoacid transhydrogenase, whose amino-acid sequence is MTGGYDRTVSADDHGLGPETVWEIQLPAIRFGRNAVEELDYQLGELGVEAEASGLIVTDEPMVQVGHVDRVSDHLEDAGYDITVWDGAEPEPSIETVDSCLEFVRENEGEDGYDFYLGMGGGSSLDVAKGTRAVMANGGEVLDYVAEPTGGGKALTESGDPLILVPTTAGTGSEISPVAIYAVEEKDIKEGISSNHVRADAAVLDPTLTTTMPAAVTASTGMDALAHALEGYTTHAYDSFLRAEDPAQRPVYAGQTAVTEMYGQRAIELVANNLRTAVHNGEDVEARGAMLKASLFGAICGLTAGVSLCHAMAYPVGNKYHTSHGETIAVLTPATTLGYNVASDPERFAEIAALLGADTDGMSTRDAADEARREYVRLQQDLNVIPSGLAELAGVSEDEIDWLATQTVETQQRLLRCNPRPVAKDDALEVFREALHNWE
- a CDS encoding N-acyl homoserine lactonase family protein — translated: MVDATIDVIYRGGLECDQNYMIEGETLGTHDEPNPDLTYDEIPVWNLVIDHPEGTILWDTGSHHDALDGHWPEELAQAFYPHDAHEHRLDDDLEDAGYSLDDIDAVVQTHLHLDHAGGLEFFDGTDVPVYVHEKEVKFAYYSAKTDKGSGAYILDDFDHDLNWEIVHQDREQHFDGIEFVRLPGHTPGLMGMVVHLEEESVVFTGDQVYQSPNYEDEAPLGAGLLWGKTEWFESLQRIKEIERRHDAEVVYGHDADQFERIRDGWGE